The following proteins are co-located in the Sporolactobacillus pectinivorans genome:
- a CDS encoding Crp/Fnr family transcriptional regulator, with the protein MVLSEVEYLINFLDAHHVPTINKSRHTYLTYHGLEERYTYVLKNGIIKNSIILQDGREFNLSYIAKPDVISLLRDEVSKFTSQPFNVRVESDQATFYQIDRVTFWKYVNATPELQNYVKSYYRKKLSENIFRSQRMIMNGKKGAICAFIYSLIDLFGRKIREGVLIDFTVTNDDIAGFCGISARSSVNRMISELKQDGALIVRNRKFIITDISYLLDHIAN; encoded by the coding sequence ATGGTCTTAAGTGAGGTCGAATATCTAATCAATTTTTTGGATGCACATCATGTACCAACGATAAACAAAAGTCGACATACCTATCTGACCTATCATGGTCTTGAGGAACGCTACACGTATGTACTTAAGAACGGCATCATCAAAAACAGCATTATCCTTCAGGACGGACGAGAATTCAATTTGTCTTACATTGCCAAACCGGATGTGATCTCGTTGCTTCGTGACGAAGTGTCCAAGTTTACCTCCCAACCGTTTAATGTACGTGTTGAATCCGATCAAGCGACCTTTTATCAGATTGACCGTGTCACTTTCTGGAAATATGTCAACGCAACGCCAGAGCTGCAAAATTATGTGAAAAGTTATTATCGAAAAAAATTATCGGAGAACATTTTCCGCTCACAACGGATGATCATGAATGGAAAAAAAGGAGCCATCTGTGCGTTCATTTACAGCCTGATTGATTTGTTCGGGCGCAAAATACGTGAAGGTGTGTTGATTGACTTTACCGTAACCAACGATGACATTGCCGGCTTTTGTGGAATCAGTGCACGCAGTAGCGTCAACCGAATGATCAGCGAATTAAAGCAGGACGGCGCGCTCATCGTTAGAAATCGAAAATTTATCATCACCGACATCAGTTATCTTTTGGATCATATTGCGAATTAA
- a CDS encoding DMT family transporter — MVRYYFIACEYFVHSGYNVLARTMTRDYKMIDITYLMVITRFLSFNIMALANHLIDGTISKSFQPFLHLSFFVSILVLGIFASFIAFFLANFALSEIEAPKFGVFTNLTTLIAMFSGAVFLHETLFYYHYIGALFVILDVVSVNVFSVSTDKTKKHLSNNFI; from the coding sequence TTGGTTAGGTATTATTTTATTGCTTGTGAGTACTTTGTCCATTCAGGTTATAATGTCTTGGCAAGAACGATGACAAGAGATTATAAGATGATCGACATAACTTATTTAATGGTTATCACCAGATTTTTGTCATTTAACATTATGGCTTTAGCTAATCATCTGATAGATGGAACAATCTCAAAGTCTTTTCAGCCGTTTTTACATCTCTCGTTTTTTGTATCAATTTTAGTTTTGGGTATTTTTGCATCTTTTATTGCTTTCTTTTTGGCTAATTTTGCCTTATCTGAAATTGAAGCTCCAAAGTTTGGCGTTTTCACCAATCTCACAACCCTTATTGCCATGTTCTCCGGTGCTGTTTTCCTGCATGAAACCTTGTTCTATTATCATTATATTGGGGCTCTTTTCGTTATCCTTGATGTTGTCAGCGTTAATGTTTTTTCAGTATCCACTGATAAAACAAAGAAACACTTATCCAATAACTTTATCTGA
- a CDS encoding ISAs1 family transposase, with translation MTKHLIDHLSDIPDPRSGNHLRHNLIDILTIALTATICAIDSFTDMEEFGYARKEWFESFLELPNGIPSHDTFARVFSLLDPETVERCFMNWTADVYTLTQGEVVAIDGKTLRGSHHRAANKRAIHTLCAWATEQKAVLAQRKVEGKTNEITVIPDLLELLNLKGCVVTLDARGCQKDIAAKIREKEADYVLALKGNQSTLHEDVRLYLEDAQKNAFKDVPHSFYKQVEKGHGRVDVRRYWTTDAIDFLDQKEEWKGLKSVGVVESERQTGDQVSVERRFYLSSLSSDAKTFAKAVRQHWQIENGLHHVLDVTFREDEQRMRLKNSAQNMALLRRCVVNLLKQETTSKWSIRGKRLKAGFDFPYLKTVLALAYRLSDHS, from the coding sequence ATGACGAAACATTTGATCGACCACCTTTCTGATATTCCTGATCCACGCAGCGGAAATCACTTGCGCCATAATCTCATTGATATCCTGACCATCGCGCTGACCGCGACGATTTGTGCGATTGATTCGTTTACCGATATGGAAGAATTCGGCTATGCCCGTAAAGAATGGTTTGAAAGCTTCCTTGAGTTGCCCAATGGGATTCCCTCTCATGATACCTTTGCCCGGGTCTTTTCTCTGCTCGATCCTGAGACTGTTGAACGTTGCTTCATGAATTGGACAGCCGACGTCTACACACTGACCCAAGGCGAAGTAGTGGCCATTGATGGGAAAACACTGCGTGGCTCCCATCACCGTGCGGCTAACAAGCGAGCGATTCATACCTTATGCGCATGGGCGACCGAACAAAAGGCGGTACTGGCTCAGCGAAAAGTGGAGGGAAAAACAAATGAAATCACCGTTATTCCTGACCTGCTCGAACTGCTGAACCTCAAAGGCTGCGTGGTCACCCTTGACGCTAGGGGCTGCCAGAAAGATATTGCCGCCAAGATCAGGGAGAAAGAAGCGGATTATGTGCTGGCTCTGAAAGGCAACCAGTCCACGCTCCATGAAGACGTCCGACTGTATCTGGAAGACGCACAGAAAAATGCGTTTAAGGATGTCCCGCACAGCTTCTATAAACAGGTCGAAAAAGGTCATGGTCGTGTCGATGTCCGCCGTTACTGGACGACCGACGCCATTGATTTTTTGGATCAAAAAGAGGAATGGAAAGGACTTAAAAGTGTCGGTGTGGTTGAGTCTGAACGGCAGACTGGTGATCAGGTCAGCGTGGAACGCCGGTTCTATCTATCCTCACTTTCCAGCGATGCGAAAACATTCGCTAAAGCCGTGCGCCAGCACTGGCAGATCGAAAATGGACTTCATCACGTGCTCGATGTCACGTTCCGAGAGGACGAGCAGCGCATGCGTCTGAAAAATAGTGCGCAGAATATGGCTCTGCTGCGCCGATGTGTGGTCAATTTACTGAAGCAGGAGACAACGAGTAAGTGGAGTATTCGAGGAAAGCGGTTAAAAGCAGGTTTTGATTTTCCCTATTTAAAAACGGTGCTTGCGCTGGCTTATCGCCTCTCGGATCATTCATAA
- a CDS encoding helix-turn-helix domain-containing protein has protein sequence MNKLNIGKTILQLRKEKNITQEQLAIMVGVSAGAVSKWETGNSTPDISLLAPLARALNTSLDILLSFQQELLETEVVNIKQKLTQGLRI, from the coding sequence ATGAACAAATTAAATATTGGAAAAACAATTTTACAGTTAAGAAAAGAGAAGAACATTACCCAAGAACAATTAGCCATTATGGTTGGTGTTTCTGCAGGAGCAGTCAGCAAATGGGAAACAGGAAATTCAACACCAGATATTTCATTGCTAGCTCCCTTGGCCCGTGCATTAAATACATCCCTAGACATCCTATTGTCCTTTCAGCAGGAACTTTTGGAAACAGAGGTTGTCAATATTAAACAGAAATTAACGCAGGGCTTACGCATTTAA
- the larA gene encoding nickel-dependent lactate racemase produces MVSIKLPYDKTTLEANLPDRNFAGKLVSQAATYRTTRSENEIVEDSLNHPIGSVPLEELARGKKDIVLISSDHTRPVPSHIITPILLRRLRQAAPGARIRILVATGFHRPSTHEELVNKYGQKIVDEEEIVMHISTDDAAMVKIGQLPSGGDCIINRVAAEADLLLSEGFIESHFFAGFSGGRKSVLPGVASYKTIMANHSGEFIDSNKARTGNLHHNPIHKDMVYAARKAKLAFILNVVLDEDKKIIGSFAGDMEEAHHAGCQFLQELSSVQKIDCDIAISTNGGYPLDQNIYQAVKGMTAAEATNKEGGTIIMVAGCRDGHGGDGFYHNLADVSDPKEFLERAVHTPRLKTVPDQWTAQILARILVHHHVIMFSDLVDPKLITDMHMELATSLDQALEMAFEREGIDAKVAVIPDGLGVIVQ; encoded by the coding sequence ATGGTTAGCATCAAACTTCCTTATGACAAAACAACACTTGAAGCGAATCTGCCCGACCGCAACTTTGCCGGCAAATTAGTATCCCAAGCGGCAACCTACCGGACCACACGCTCGGAAAATGAGATTGTCGAAGATTCACTGAATCATCCGATCGGTTCCGTCCCTTTAGAGGAACTGGCGCGCGGTAAAAAAGATATTGTACTCATCAGCTCGGACCATACACGTCCGGTCCCGTCGCATATCATAACGCCGATTCTCCTGAGACGGCTGAGACAGGCAGCGCCGGGTGCGCGCATTCGCATTCTGGTTGCCACCGGGTTTCACCGCCCGTCCACACATGAAGAACTGGTTAACAAATATGGACAAAAGATCGTTGATGAAGAAGAAATCGTCATGCATATCTCGACGGATGATGCTGCGATGGTCAAAATCGGACAACTTCCTTCCGGTGGCGACTGCATCATTAACAGAGTGGCTGCTGAAGCCGACTTGCTGCTTTCTGAAGGCTTTATTGAATCGCATTTCTTTGCCGGCTTTTCCGGCGGACGCAAATCCGTGTTGCCAGGCGTTGCCTCCTACAAAACGATCATGGCCAACCACTCCGGTGAATTCATTGACTCAAACAAGGCACGTACCGGTAATCTGCACCATAATCCGATTCACAAGGATATGGTTTACGCAGCAAGGAAAGCCAAACTTGCGTTTATCCTCAATGTTGTCCTGGATGAAGATAAGAAAATCATCGGCTCCTTTGCCGGCGATATGGAGGAAGCCCATCACGCAGGCTGCCAGTTTCTTCAAGAACTCTCAAGTGTTCAAAAGATTGACTGTGACATCGCGATCTCGACGAACGGCGGTTATCCTTTGGACCAGAACATTTATCAGGCAGTGAAGGGGATGACAGCGGCAGAAGCGACAAATAAAGAAGGCGGCACGATCATCATGGTTGCCGGATGCCGTGACGGACACGGCGGCGATGGTTTTTACCACAATTTGGCCGATGTGTCCGATCCTAAAGAATTTTTGGAGCGTGCCGTACATACACCGCGGCTCAAGACGGTACCGGATCAATGGACCGCGCAAATTCTCGCGCGCATTCTTGTCCACCATCATGTCATCATGTTTTCCGATCTCGTCGATCCGAAACTGATTACCGACATGCATATGGAGCTGGCAACTTCATTGGATCAGGCACTGGAAATGGCTTTCGAACGCGAAGGAATAGATGCGAAAGTGGCTGTGATTCCCGATGGTTTAGGCGTTATTGTTCAATAA
- a CDS encoding tetratricopeptide repeat protein: MRWLIASRIIHNSFVALIVARDQSEFLMRLPWKLTEVFLHEGYVVGEARCQEYLNEYPNSIHLKFTVASLLQMYWLMSNERSEELIKTKMYHSLALFQQVVESREPKYTPLALFSVANIQMILENYEESEKTLKELPQSPINPMALYPTLYLKQGKTKEAIILCSRMLMQHVNQTYLTLTTLANISKTEQNYDKAFFYLEAIYKMQNLFGTGLHSAAYNYCQLHIENGKKEEAAKWFQTYVDGLLSSGYDYQGNPYFENYDLEVNPTGQKIIRKKMIESLIDDDSLKVLAGIPEYEKAIKELKNAIADM, from the coding sequence TTGCGCTGGCTTATCGCCTCTCGGATCATTCATAATTCATTTGTTGCACTCATTGTAGCACGCGATCAATCAGAATTTCTAATGCGTTTGCCCTGGAAATTAACGGAAGTATTCCTGCATGAAGGTTATGTTGTTGGAGAGGCAAGATGTCAAGAGTACTTAAATGAGTATCCCAACAGTATTCATTTAAAATTTACTGTTGCCAGTTTGCTCCAAATGTATTGGTTGATGTCAAATGAGCGTTCGGAAGAACTTATTAAGACCAAGATGTATCATTCCTTGGCCTTGTTCCAACAGGTAGTTGAAAGTAGAGAACCGAAATATACACCACTAGCGTTGTTTTCTGTCGCCAATATTCAGATGATACTTGAGAACTATGAAGAGAGTGAAAAAACACTTAAGGAGCTTCCACAGTCACCGATAAATCCAATGGCTTTGTACCCAACTCTTTATCTGAAGCAGGGTAAGACCAAGGAGGCGATCATTCTTTGCAGCAGGATGTTAATGCAGCATGTAAACCAAACTTATCTTACGCTAACTACGCTGGCAAACATTTCAAAAACAGAACAGAATTATGATAAGGCATTCTTTTATCTGGAAGCCATTTATAAGATGCAGAATCTATTTGGAACGGGGTTACATTCAGCAGCATACAACTACTGCCAATTACACATAGAAAACGGTAAGAAGGAGGAGGCAGCCAAATGGTTCCAAACGTATGTGGATGGACTGCTCTCCTCCGGCTATGATTATCAGGGCAACCCTTATTTTGAGAATTATGACCTAGAAGTAAATCCAACAGGGCAAAAAATAATAAGAAAAAAAATGATTGAGTCACTGATAGATGATGACAGTCTAAAAGTGTTAGCCGGAATTCCCGAGTATGAAAAAGCGATTAAAGAATTAAAAAATGCTATTGCTGATATGTAA